In one Streptomyces sp. NBC_01241 genomic region, the following are encoded:
- a CDS encoding M56 family metallopeptidase, translating into MLVSLALLLLGALAAVVTPRLMARAQWPEREPVVALWVWQCVVAGVLLCFALSMTFSAAAAWQAVRGHVFAPAPRAVVEAYALGGHGRWSATMAVLLALGGVWTAAMLTREIRRARVRRRRRRTELLVRSPLMPGEEPGSGRLVVLEGERPDAWWLPGAAPQLVITTAALGRLKGRQLDAVLAHEQGHAKARHDWLLHCSGALASGFPQVPVFAAFRDEMHRLVELAADDVASRRFGRLTIALALVELNEDRGVFGPCPTPDAELPLRVNRLLTPVERLTAGRRLRLTAAAALVPVVPLLVAFLPGLTALG; encoded by the coding sequence ATGTTGGTCTCCCTAGCGCTGCTGCTGCTCGGTGCACTGGCCGCCGTCGTGACCCCGCGTCTGATGGCGCGGGCGCAGTGGCCGGAGCGTGAGCCCGTTGTCGCGCTGTGGGTGTGGCAGTGCGTGGTGGCCGGGGTGCTGCTCTGTTTCGCGCTCTCCATGACGTTCAGCGCGGCCGCGGCCTGGCAAGCGGTGCGCGGGCATGTGTTCGCGCCGGCGCCGCGTGCCGTGGTGGAAGCGTATGCGCTGGGCGGACACGGGCGGTGGTCCGCCACCATGGCCGTGCTGCTGGCGCTCGGCGGGGTATGGACGGCGGCGATGCTGACCCGGGAGATCCGTCGCGCCCGAGTGCGTCGCAGGCGGCGCCGGACCGAATTGCTGGTGCGTTCCCCGCTGATGCCTGGGGAGGAGCCCGGCAGCGGCCGGCTCGTCGTGCTGGAGGGAGAGCGCCCGGATGCCTGGTGGCTGCCGGGTGCGGCGCCTCAACTGGTCATCACCACCGCGGCGCTGGGCCGCCTGAAGGGGCGTCAGCTGGATGCGGTACTCGCTCACGAGCAGGGTCACGCGAAGGCCCGGCACGACTGGCTGCTGCACTGTTCCGGCGCGCTCGCGAGCGGGTTTCCCCAGGTGCCGGTGTTCGCGGCCTTCCGCGACGAGATGCACCGGCTGGTCGAACTGGCCGCGGACGATGTGGCGTCGAGGCGTTTCGGGCGGCTGACGATCGCCCTGGCCCTGGTGGAACTCAACGAGGACCGCGGCGTGTTCGGCCCCTGCCCGACGCCGGACGCCGAGCTCCCGCTGCGGGTGAACCGGCTGCTGACCCCGGTGGAGCGGCTCACGGCCGGCCGTCGGCTCCGGCTGACCGCGGCGGCCGCCCTGGTGCCGGTGGTTCCTCTTCTGGTGGCCTTCCTTCCGGGACTCACAGCACTGGGATAG
- a CDS encoding phosphatase PAP2 family protein yields the protein MSSPLPVPPARTRSHVSPFGTAVVCTALALVLLILVAGRWSPLMTLDRTVADVLHRRAVTEPGLVHANRVLTDWVWDPWTMRALITVAVVVLWWRGARALAVWIALTSVLSALLQQGLKSAVGRERPRWPDPVDSAHYAAFPSGHAMTAMVSCGLLLWLLRRHGAGPRVWRAALVVAWVSVIGVGVTRLYLGVHWPSDVLGGWLLGAALAGFSIAGFARYEERGGPALPRRS from the coding sequence ATGTCATCCCCGTTGCCGGTACCACCGGCCCGCACCCGTTCCCACGTGAGCCCCTTCGGCACGGCCGTGGTCTGCACCGCTCTCGCCCTGGTCCTGCTGATCCTGGTCGCCGGGCGCTGGTCGCCGTTGATGACGCTGGACCGTACGGTCGCGGATGTCCTGCACCGAAGGGCGGTCACCGAACCCGGCCTCGTCCACGCCAACCGGGTCCTGACCGACTGGGTATGGGATCCGTGGACGATGCGCGCCCTGATCACGGTGGCCGTGGTGGTGCTGTGGTGGCGCGGGGCGCGGGCGCTCGCGGTGTGGATCGCCCTGACGAGCGTGCTGTCGGCTCTCCTGCAGCAGGGGCTGAAGTCCGCGGTCGGCCGGGAGCGGCCGCGGTGGCCGGACCCGGTGGATTCCGCTCACTACGCCGCGTTCCCGTCGGGTCACGCCATGACGGCGATGGTGAGCTGCGGTCTGCTGCTCTGGCTGCTGCGCAGGCACGGCGCGGGGCCCCGGGTGTGGCGGGCGGCGCTGGTGGTGGCCTGGGTCTCGGTGATCGGGGTGGGCGTCACCCGGCTCTACCTGGGGGTGCACTGGCCGAGCGACGTACTGGGCGGCTGGCTGCTGGGGGCGGCTCTGGCCGGGTTCTCCATCGCCGGTTTCGCCCGGTACGAAGAGCGCGGCGGGCCGGCCTTGCCGCGGCGCTCCTGA
- a CDS encoding HAD family hydrolase, which translates to MQIKGVLFDFSGTLFRIESVQSWLRAALAEREVEVSEADFERYARGLEAAGALPGGPLPRHVPERLAEVWATRDESMDLHREAYTGLARQVSLPDPGLYDALYERHRSPAAWLPYPDAAEVLGALRDRGIRIGVVSNIGWDLRPVFRAHGLDTLIDAYVLSYQHGVQKPDTRLFHTACTLLGQDPADVVMVGDDRHADGGAAALGCDVRFVHHLPVEQRPDGLRTLGLVPGVARETCERCP; encoded by the coding sequence ATGCAGATCAAGGGTGTGCTCTTCGACTTCTCCGGGACTCTCTTCCGTATCGAATCGGTCCAATCCTGGTTGCGCGCGGCCCTCGCCGAGCGGGAGGTGGAGGTGAGCGAGGCCGACTTCGAGCGGTACGCGCGAGGGCTGGAGGCTGCCGGTGCGTTGCCGGGCGGTCCGCTTCCCCGGCACGTTCCCGAGCGGCTCGCCGAAGTGTGGGCCACCCGTGACGAGAGCATGGACCTCCACCGGGAGGCGTACACGGGGCTGGCGCGGCAGGTGTCCCTCCCGGATCCCGGGCTGTACGACGCGCTGTACGAGCGGCACAGGTCACCCGCCGCCTGGCTGCCGTACCCGGACGCGGCGGAGGTGCTCGGCGCACTGCGCGACCGCGGCATCCGCATCGGTGTCGTCAGCAACATCGGCTGGGACCTGCGGCCGGTCTTCCGGGCGCACGGTCTGGACACCCTGATTGACGCCTACGTCTTGTCGTACCAGCACGGCGTCCAGAAGCCGGACACACGCCTCTTCCACACAGCCTGCACACTTCTCGGGCAGGATCCGGCGGATGTGGTGATGGTCGGCGACGACCGGCACGCGGACGGCGGGGCGGCCGCGCTGGGCTGCGACGTGCGCTTTGTCCACCATCTGCCGGTGGAGCAGCGGCCCGACGGGCTGCGGACGCTCGGACTGGTGCCGGGCGTTGCCCGAGAGACATGTGAGAGATGTCCCTGA